In Leptospira montravelensis, the genomic window CACAAGTGATGAAGACCTAGAACCTAAATCAGACTTGGTCATTTTAGACAGTTATCAAAAAAATTTAGGTGGTGGGACCGGACATTCATTCCCTTGGGAATATGTAACATCCGTAAAACGACCTTTTTTACTTGCTGGTGGAATCAATCCAGACAATGTCAAATCTGCTTTGGAAACCGTAAACCCATATGGAATTGATGTAGCCAGTGGAGTGGAAACCGACGGGAAAAAAGACCCTAATAAAATAATAACTTTGGTACAAAATGTCCGAACACTATGAAGCATTAAACACTCCTGTTATGCGCCAATATATGGAAGTGAAAGAACAACACCCAGATGGAATTGTATTTTTTCGAATGGGGGATTTTTATGAAATGTTTTTAGAAGATGCAAAAATTGCCGCACAAATTTTGGACATCACTCTTACGAAACGTCAAAACCAAATTCCTATGGCAGGGATTCCTTATCATGCTACAGAAAGTTATATATCAAGGCTCATTGCAGCGGGTAAAAAAGTAGTAGTATGTGAACAAACAAAACCTGACGATCCAAAAGCCAAAATCATGTCGAGAGAAGTGGTTCGTATCATCACACCGGGAACTGTGGTGGAAGACAACCTTCTTGGCGGATACCAAAACAATTATTTATCCTTGTATTATAGGGAAAAAACTTCCGTTTACTTAGCGTTTGCTGATGTTTCCACCTCGGAGTTACTTTATTTCTTTTTTTCAGAAAATGAAACAGAAAGAATTAACGATACTATCAAACGGTTTTCTCCTAAAGAAATCATTTATACAGAAGAAGTTCCACCCTTAGCGAAAGATTCTAGAATCATCCTTTCTAAAATTCCACCTGATTATCTTCCCAAAAAGAAAGGAGCTGGAATTGATACTGTTGTCCATGTCCTTGATGCTTATCTTCAGTATAACTACCGCAAACAAAACTTTGTTTTTAAATCCCCAAGACGAATAGATGAAAACGAATATTTAGTTTTGGATGAACAAACTGTTTCTCACTTGGAGCTTGTCGAAAATCCAAATGACAAAAACCATACTTTATTTGGGGTTTTAAATCGTTGTATCACTGCCACAGGAAAGAGATACCTCAAACAGAGAATTTTATTTCCCACTCGAGATGAAAACAAAATCAAAGCCCATTGGGATAAAATAGAAATTCTTTCTTCCAATAAAAAGGAAAGACAAAAAATAAAAGAACTGTTAGGTGATTTGATTGATTTAGAGCGAGTTCTTACAAGATTTCGCGTTGGAAAAGCTTTGCCTCGTGACTTTCGTGGGATCGAAAAAAGTTTAGAATCCACAGCAAATATCAAATTCATTCTAGATGGAATTGGTTATGATTTTTCCAAACTTCCCAAAGAACTAAATGCACTATCAAAATTGTTTTTTGACACCCTTTATGACGGCGAACTTCCTGTATTTCTCGGGAACTCTCCCTTTTTAAAATCCGGGTTTAATAAAGAATACGATGATGCCATTCTTGCTCGAGAAAAAGGAAAAGATTGGATTTTGGAATTGGAAGAGAAGGAAAAAAAAGCATCAAACATTACCTCTTTAAAGATTCGTTACAACAAAATCCTTGGTTACTTTATTGAAATTTCCAAAGCACAAGCAAAAGAAGTCCCTTCTCATTTTTTAAAAAAACAAACACTGGTTACCGGAGAAAGGTTTACTTCACCCGAATTAGAAGAACTAGAACGAGCCATCCTGCAAGCTGACGGAATCATCGAAAGAATTGAAAAGGAAAAATTCGAAGAATTAGTTGCGCACTGTATTTCTCTTTATGAAGAGTTTTTGACATTGTCCAACGAAATTGCTTCTTTGGATTATCATCTTTCCCTCACCGAAACCAAAGAAGAATACCAATGGATTAGGCCTGAGATTCGAAACGACGGAATCTTAAACTATTCCGAATCACGCCATCCTGTTGTTGAAACTTTTTTACCCATTGGCGAACGTTTTGTACCTAATAGTTTGGAACTCAATCCGAGTGACAACGCCATAGCCGTGTTAACTGGTCCCAATATGGCCGGTAAGTCCACTTTTATGCGCCAAATTGCGATTAACCAAATCCTATTTCAAATGGGATCTTATGTTCCTGCAAAAAAAGCCTCCCTTGCCGTGGTAGACCGAATTTTTACTCGGATTGGCTCGGGGGACAACCTAACTAAGGGTGAATCTACTTTTTTTGTAGAGATGAAAGAGACAGCCACCATCTTAAATCAATTTTCAGAAAATAGCCTCATCTTATTTGATGAAGTTGGTCGTGGGACATCTACTTATGATGGACTTTCGATTGCATGGGCCATTTTGGAATTTTTATCTGCAAAGTTTCCCAAACCAAAAACCATTTTTGCGACCCACTACCATGAGTTGACAGAACTGGAAAAAGGAAATGGAATCTTTAATTTATATTTGGATACGTTTGAAAAAGAAGGTGAAATCCTATTTTTAAAGAAAGTCAAACGGGGAAAATCAAAACAATCCTTTGGAATCTATGTAGCAAAACTCGCAGGGATTCCAGAAACCGTTTCCGATCGTGCCAAAGAAATTCTTTCAGGGCTTGAATCTAAAAAACGAGAAATTAAAATTAAAAACGAAGAACCAAGTTTGTTTGCGGGTCTTATGGATAACCAAACAACCAATCTTTCCCCTAACGAAGAAAAGGTTTTGAAACGATTAAAACAAATTGATCCAAATCAAATTCCACCGATGGAAGCTTTATCGATTTTGGATGAATTAAAAAGAATTCTCAAAGAGAAAAACTAAAGCGGATAGATCAGTAAAATCAATCCAGTTGGTGATTTGATCTTTTAACCCTTGTTTCGCGTGAATTCCAATTCCTATTCCTGCAGCACCAAGCATTAGGGCATCGTTTGCCCCATCACCAACAGCAACCACTTGTTCCAAAGGAATCGAAAGATCTTTTGCATATTGTTTTAGATAAATTTCTTTTTTTTCTCGGTTGATGATCTCACCAAAAATTTCGCCGGTAAAAGATCCGTTCTTTTCTTCCAAACCATTGGCTTTGTAAAAACTTACAGGATACTTTTCAGAAAATAATTGCAATACAGGAGTAAATCCACCACTGAGAATTCCTAGTTTGGATCCATTTGTTGGAACAAATTGAAATACTTTTTCCATTCCCTCATTTAATGTTAATAGATCATATACTTCCCGAAAACTTTCTTTGGAAAGACCGGCTAGATGTTTCACTCGCAATCGAAGTGCTTCGTCAAATCCCATTCCACCTTCCATCGCTTGTTTGGTGACTGTGGCCACGGCTTCATACACTCCGTGTTTTCTTGCCAACTCGTCAATGACCTCTTCTTTGATGACTGTGGAATCCATATCAAAAACAAAAAGAGATTCTGCATTTTTTGGTAACAAAGATTTAAGAAACAAAAAGTCAATTTGGTGTTCTGCTAATTTCTTTCGAATTGTTAAAATTATTTCTCGATCCAACAATTCATTTACTAAAATTCGCACACAGTGTAATCCAAATCTTTCCGATCGAATCACATTTGAAGCCCTTAAATTTGATTGAAAAGATGTCTCACCAAACTTTGAATTGGTGAAAGTTTCAGAAAGTATAGATTCAGTAATCGGAGACCGAGAAATTAGTAGGAGTGAATGCATTTTTACTTTTGTAGATAGGGTCTTAGTTTTTTACCCCAGATTTCATATCCTTTTTCATTAAAATGAAGACTATCCCCATTAGGGCGTATGAATTCATCACTTAGTGTAGGAGAATCGGTTTTACGCATTTTATCCCAAACTTCGATATATTCCACATTAGAAGTGGTTCTTGCAACTTGGTTTAAAAACAAATTGAATACCGGAACAATTTGGTTTAATTCCTTCACCCGAGTTGGTGGCACAGCAATCAGAAATATCTTTGTGTTTCGATTCCGAGAGTGGATTTTATGAATGATAGAAAGGAGATTGTTTTGTACGAGACTAAGGCATTTACCTTGAATAAAGTCGTTTCCACCAATTTCAATAACTACCTTCTCAGGGTGAAGGATAAGGACATCATCTTCAATTCTAGTAAGAAGAGTCTCTGTCATATCCCCGCCAATCCCACGATTGGTAACCGACTTGCCTGGAAATTCCTTGGCCATCAAGTCTGGCAAAAACAAGTGAACCAAACTATCACCAGTAAAAACAATATCGGTTTTTTTGATTTTTATATTATCTTCTGCGTATAACAGCCGTGTGGGGAGCCAAGCTTTCTCTATATACTTTTTAAAGTTAGAGTTGTCTCGCCACCCAGGCTCCGCAAAACATTGGAAATTGGTATCGAAATAATCTCGTTTTGAGGAAGATTTACAATCAGTAACACTCAAAACAAGGGCAAAAGCCATGCCCCATCGGAGGAAGAATTTAGTCCTGTTCTTGCGGTTCATTCATTCGGAAGCGCTTTTGCCAATCTTTGATTTGGGCCTGCGCATATTCTTCCGTGTCACAAATCCGAAACTCGATCGGGTTATTTGTGGTTGTCTCGATGAGTTTGGCTTCGATATACCCGTTCTTTAACTTGGTTGTCTCAATGCGATATCTCATCTGAATAGCTCCAAAAACCAGGATTTAATTACCACGTATCTTTGCAATCTCTTCTAAAGTTTCATCTTCCTTGTATTTTCCAAAGAGAAAGATGGCGAGTAGACAGAATGCTGAGGCAAGAGGACCGGTTAAACGAACACCGAGTTCCCCTCCTACTTCTACATCTTCGACTTTACAAATGGTAGTTTCCATACTTATTTTTGCCTCTACTTCTGAATTTTTTTTCAATTCTGACTTTGGTTCTGCTACGGAAGGTGCGATGATCCCTGTTACATGGGGTGAACCATTTTTCTTTGTTTCACGATCCATTCCCAAAAGGATAACGGAACTAAAAATGAGAACTGCTAGCGTTTGTCCCAATTTCTGCATAAAAGTTCTTCCCGCATAAAACAAACCTTCGCGTTTAGAACCAGTTTTTAATGAATCAAGTTCAGCGATATCGGCAAGGATTGCATTTGGTAAGATTCCAAGGATTGCTATAGGAACAGCGGCAATCGCAACAATCAAATAACCTTGGATATGTGGTGATAATGGCAACGAATTTTTCCCGACAAAATATATAGAAAGAAAGAGGATAAGAAAAATATAGAATCCAACGAGTACGGTTTTTTTCTTTCCGATCCTTCTGGCGATCCAGTTGACCACGGGATAAAAAGCAAACGATACCAGTAACATCACAGTGAGGAGTTGGGTCACAAATTCGCGTTCTAATTCCAAAAGTACAGTTACATAATAGGAAATTCCTGTGGTGAGGATGGTAAGGGCTAAAAAATAACAGAGATCGGACAAAGCGAAGTATAGAAAATTCTTATTTTTGAATGTAAGAAAAATGGCCTCTTTGAAAGGAACACTGGAAGCTTCCGATTCACAATAGGTTTTTTCATGAATCGTAAAAACTGGAAAATACATACAAATAGCAGCAAACACACAAAGGATTCCCAAAGCATACTGACGCGATACCAAAGTTTGAACGGCACTATCCGCATCAAAAACAAACGAAGATTTTAAAACACCGGCAATCATTGGCTCGGTGGATGCCACAATGATCCCCAAGGCGTATGTCACAGAAATATAAGTAGAAAGATTCAACCTCTCTTCCGGTGTATGCCCTAGCTCTGGAATGAGAGCAAAGAAAGGTGTGACATACACTGTTAAAAATAAATAAAATAACAACATACATCCAGTCATCCAAACCAAATTGGCAGAAGAGATAAAGTTGTGTGGGGGAACAAAAATGAGCCAACAAAAGACGGCTGCAGGCAATCCTCCGAGAAAAAGAAAGGGAATCCGACGTCCAAATCGAGAACTAAACCGGTCCGAAGAATTAGCAATGATGGGATCAGTAAAAGCATCCCATAAACGACCAACCGCAGCGACCACTCCAATGGTAGACAGCCCCCAGAAGGCCAACTTTTCAATGAGATCAGGGAAACATTCCTGTCCTAGTTTTGGTGCGGGTGGAAGATAAAAATAAACTTGGTGAAGACCAATGATATTGATGAGAGTGGACCAACCCAATTGGCCGATCGCATAACTCATCTGTTTTCGAAATGGTAAAGAAGGTTTTCGCATTTTTCTCACTAGAGGCGGTAAAGTAGAAGCATACTACCGCCAAAAGTTAAAAAGGCAAACTACTTTTTATGTTTATAGAGTTCTGGAAAATTTTTCTCGTCGTAAAGGAACTGCGACTCGTACTCATCCCATCCTTCTGGTACCCCTTCTGTAAATTCAGGAACCATAGAACAATCCCGAATTAAGTTCATCGTTTGAACCATCTCACTGCCTTTTACATTTAAGTATCCTTCAGCAAACAATGAGTTGGCTACAAAAAGTGCCATTGATTGTAAAGAACCTAAATGACCTTCTCTTCCGGCACCAATTCGAATTTCTGAATCGGGATTCACCAATCGAAACATAGACAATACACGAATACAGAATTCTGGGGTGAGTGATGACTTCTGGATGGCATGGCCTTTGATAGGAATAAAGAAATTAACAGGGATAGATATCACACCAAGTCGTTTGAGTTCAAAAGCAACTTGTACCAAATCTTTGAGTTCTTCTCCCATACCCACAATGATCCCTGAACAAAGCCCGATGTCAGCTTCTCTTGCCGCCTCAAGTGTTGTTAGTCGGTCTTTAAAGGTATGTGTGGAACAAATTTCGTTGTATTTGGATTCGGATGTGTTGAGATTATGATTGTATCGGTCAAGGCCCGCATCTTTTAAGGTCCGAGCTTTTTTTGCATCCAAGATCCCAGCCGACAAACAAACCTTCATTCCCAATTCCCCATTGATTTTAGAGATTGTCTCGGCAAGTTTATCAACAGCTTTGTCTGTTGGACCACGACCCGAAGTTACCATACAAAAGCGGTAAGCTCCGTTTTCTTTGGCACGTTTGGCATCTTCCCAGATTTCTTCAGGAGATTTAAGTGAATACTCTTGGATTCCTGAGTCTCCACCCTTTCTTTGGGCGCAGTAACCGCAGTCCTCAGGGCAATAACCATTTTTGATATTATCTAATATATGAATGCGAACACGATTGGTATAATAACGATTTCTTTCTTCTGCGGCACGAGCGACGACCGAAAGCAAAGGGACTTTTCCTTCAAGGATTTCAAGGGCTTCCATTTCCGTAATTAAGGAAGGTGTGGTGGAAACAGTTTTTTCTTGGACTTCTGCGATCATGGGAACAGATTCTTTTCGACGCCAACCTGTGTAAACGAAGAAAATCTCTTCGTATATTTAGTATCAATCTGAATCTACAA contains:
- the mutS gene encoding DNA mismatch repair protein MutS → MSEHYEALNTPVMRQYMEVKEQHPDGIVFFRMGDFYEMFLEDAKIAAQILDITLTKRQNQIPMAGIPYHATESYISRLIAAGKKVVVCEQTKPDDPKAKIMSREVVRIITPGTVVEDNLLGGYQNNYLSLYYREKTSVYLAFADVSTSELLYFFFSENETERINDTIKRFSPKEIIYTEEVPPLAKDSRIILSKIPPDYLPKKKGAGIDTVVHVLDAYLQYNYRKQNFVFKSPRRIDENEYLVLDEQTVSHLELVENPNDKNHTLFGVLNRCITATGKRYLKQRILFPTRDENKIKAHWDKIEILSSNKKERQKIKELLGDLIDLERVLTRFRVGKALPRDFRGIEKSLESTANIKFILDGIGYDFSKLPKELNALSKLFFDTLYDGELPVFLGNSPFLKSGFNKEYDDAILAREKGKDWILELEEKEKKASNITSLKIRYNKILGYFIEISKAQAKEVPSHFLKKQTLVTGERFTSPELEELERAILQADGIIERIEKEKFEELVAHCISLYEEFLTLSNEIASLDYHLSLTETKEEYQWIRPEIRNDGILNYSESRHPVVETFLPIGERFVPNSLELNPSDNAIAVLTGPNMAGKSTFMRQIAINQILFQMGSYVPAKKASLAVVDRIFTRIGSGDNLTKGESTFFVEMKETATILNQFSENSLILFDEVGRGTSTYDGLSIAWAILEFLSAKFPKPKTIFATHYHELTELEKGNGIFNLYLDTFEKEGEILFLKKVKRGKSKQSFGIYVAKLAGIPETVSDRAKEILSGLESKKREIKIKNEEPSLFAGLMDNQTTNLSPNEEKVLKRLKQIDPNQIPPMEALSILDELKRILKEKN
- the serB gene encoding phosphoserine phosphatase SerB, translating into MHSLLLISRSPITESILSETFTNSKFGETSFQSNLRASNVIRSERFGLHCVRILVNELLDREIILTIRKKLAEHQIDFLFLKSLLPKNAESLFVFDMDSTVIKEEVIDELARKHGVYEAVATVTKQAMEGGMGFDEALRLRVKHLAGLSKESFREVYDLLTLNEGMEKVFQFVPTNGSKLGILSGGFTPVLQLFSEKYPVSFYKANGLEEKNGSFTGEIFGEIINREKKEIYLKQYAKDLSIPLEQVVAVGDGANDALMLGAAGIGIGIHAKQGLKDQITNWIDFTDLSALVFLFENSF
- a CDS encoding SGNH/GDSL hydrolase family protein, with protein sequence MAFALVLSVTDCKSSSKRDYFDTNFQCFAEPGWRDNSNFKKYIEKAWLPTRLLYAEDNIKIKKTDIVFTGDSLVHLFLPDLMAKEFPGKSVTNRGIGGDMTETLLTRIEDDVLILHPEKVVIEIGGNDFIQGKCLSLVQNNLLSIIHKIHSRNRNTKIFLIAVPPTRVKELNQIVPVFNLFLNQVARTTSNVEYIEVWDKMRKTDSPTLSDEFIRPNGDSLHFNEKGYEIWGKKLRPYLQK
- a CDS encoding MFS transporter, translating into MSYAIGQLGWSTLINIIGLHQVYFYLPPAPKLGQECFPDLIEKLAFWGLSTIGVVAAVGRLWDAFTDPIIANSSDRFSSRFGRRIPFLFLGGLPAAVFCWLIFVPPHNFISSANLVWMTGCMLLFYLFLTVYVTPFFALIPELGHTPEERLNLSTYISVTYALGIIVASTEPMIAGVLKSSFVFDADSAVQTLVSRQYALGILCVFAAICMYFPVFTIHEKTYCESEASSVPFKEAIFLTFKNKNFLYFALSDLCYFLALTILTTGISYYVTVLLELEREFVTQLLTVMLLVSFAFYPVVNWIARRIGKKKTVLVGFYIFLILFLSIYFVGKNSLPLSPHIQGYLIVAIAAVPIAILGILPNAILADIAELDSLKTGSKREGLFYAGRTFMQKLGQTLAVLIFSSVILLGMDRETKKNGSPHVTGIIAPSVAEPKSELKKNSEVEAKISMETTICKVEDVEVGGELGVRLTGPLASAFCLLAIFLFGKYKEDETLEEIAKIRGN
- the bioB gene encoding biotin synthase BioB, producing MIAEVQEKTVSTTPSLITEMEALEILEGKVPLLSVVARAAEERNRYYTNRVRIHILDNIKNGYCPEDCGYCAQRKGGDSGIQEYSLKSPEEIWEDAKRAKENGAYRFCMVTSGRGPTDKAVDKLAETISKINGELGMKVCLSAGILDAKKARTLKDAGLDRYNHNLNTSESKYNEICSTHTFKDRLTTLEAAREADIGLCSGIIVGMGEELKDLVQVAFELKRLGVISIPVNFFIPIKGHAIQKSSLTPEFCIRVLSMFRLVNPDSEIRIGAGREGHLGSLQSMALFVANSLFAEGYLNVKGSEMVQTMNLIRDCSMVPEFTEGVPEGWDEYESQFLYDEKNFPELYKHKK